The proteins below are encoded in one region of Scatophagus argus isolate fScaArg1 chromosome 24, fScaArg1.pri, whole genome shotgun sequence:
- the LOC124055331 gene encoding claudin-10-like: protein MQIRVVQIWGFLMTVLGWIFVACTMAMEGWKIASIGGMGGSSIIKVAWYWSSLWRSCFTDSTAVSNCYDYPVLWSVEGSIQIVRGLLMAALALGMLGFVLSLMGMECTFIGGKDRSKYKKIYIGGWCHIIGGMLSTSGYAVYAQYVSADFSDGLNYDLGTPLFLGWVGSAFHMTGGSFYLWSVCTPLCGGEETVINIQPLQDPEQNKSSTAKSTVSEITSKTKVSSISELSSKSERSDVSAISSRSERTSKSGRTVKSVRSSKTGRSNGSAGSRSGSGSESGRSSRSSVSTLSESRSSGSSSRTVSSLSGSSKSETRPFIKNSYI from the exons ATGCAGATTCGCGTGGTCCAAATCTGGGGTTTCCTGATGACAGTTTTGGGCTGGATCTTTGTGGCCTGCACCATGGCCATGGAGGGCTGGAAGATCGCCTCAATTGGGGGTATGGGGGGCTCTTCCATCATCAAGGTGGCCTGGTACTGGTCCAGTCTGTGGAGGAGCTGTTTTACAGACTCAACTGCTGTCAGCAACTGTTATGACTATCCTGTGCTCTGGTCTGTGGAAG GCTCGATCCAGATAGTGAGAGGTCTGCTGATGGCAGCTCTTGCCCTGGGTATGCTGGGGTTTGTGCTCAGTCTGATGGGTATGGAGTGCACCTTTATTGGGGGAAAAGACCGatcaaaatacaagaaaatTTACATCGGTGGATGGTGCCACATAATCGGCG GTATGCTGTCCACATCTGGGTATGCTGTTTATGCACAGTATGTCTCAGCAGACTTCTCTGATGGACTGAA CTATGACCTTGGCACCCCGCTGTTCCTTGGTTGGGTTGGCTCAGCCTTTCACATGACTGGAGGTTCATTCTATCTGTGGTCGGTGTGCACGCCgctctgtggaggagaggagac GGTGATCAACATCCAGCCACTACAAGATCCTGAGCAGAATAAGTCCTCCACAGCTAAGTCCACAGTGTCTGAGATCACCTCCAAAACCAAAGTGTCCTCCATTTCCGAGCTGTCGTCCAAGTCTGAGCGCTCTGACGTCTCTGCCATTTCCTCAAGATCCGAACGCACATCCAAATCTGGACGCACAGTCAAGTCAGTGCGGTCCTCTAAGACTGGGCGATCAAACGGGTCTGCAGGGTCAAGATCAGGATCAGGGTCGGAGTCCGGCCGCTCCTcaaggtccagtgtgtcaacTTTGTCCGAGTCAAggagcagtggcagcagcagccggACAGTTTCGTCACTGTCAGGCAGTTCAAAGAGTGAAACTAGACCATTCATTAAAAATTCCTATATTTGA
- the LOC124055334 gene encoding claudin-10-like yields the protein MGNMATEIVAFLLTISGWILVSSTLPTDYWKVSSVDGTVITTATFWSNLWKTCVTDSTGVSNCKDFPSMLALDAYIQVCRGLMITSVCLGFFGAILALIGMKCTKIGGSETTKARLTILSGFHFILNGLCSMTAYSIYAHRITTDFFDPLFVAQKFELGAALFIGWAGSVLCILGGLIFCLSLSEGFSVRHVA from the exons ATGGGCAACATGGCAACAGAGATTGTTGCTTTTCTCCTGACCATCTCAGGGTGGATTCTGGTGTCGTCCACCCTCCCAACAGACTACTGGAAGGTGTCCTCTGTGGATGGAACGGTCATCACCACAGCTACCTTCTGGTCCAACCTATGGAAAACATGTGTGACTGATTCCACCGGTGTGTCCAATTGCAAGGACTTTCCTTCAATGCTGGCTCTGGATG CCTATATCCAGGTGTGCCGGGGTCTGATGATCACCTCTGTATGTCTGGGTTTCTTTGGTGCCATCCTCGCCTTGATAGGAATGAAGTGCACAAAAATAGGAGGCTCGGAGACCACCAAGGCTCGTCTGACCATCCTCTCGGGCTTCCACTTCATTCTCAACG GCCTCTGCTCCATGACTGCATACTCTATATATGCTCACAGGATCACAACCGACTTCTTTGACCCACTCTTTGTAGCCCAAAA GTTCGAGCTGGGAGCAGCTCTCTTCATTGGCTGGGCTGGATCTGTGCTGTGTATCCTTGGTGGACTTATCTTCTGCCTCTCCTTGTCTGAGGGCTTCAGTGTCAGGCATGTTGCTTGA